One segment of Synchiropus splendidus isolate RoL2022-P1 chromosome 4, RoL_Sspl_1.0, whole genome shotgun sequence DNA contains the following:
- the cdpf1 gene encoding cysteine-rich DPF motif domain-containing protein 1, which produces MEEIKTEAPDKVFSCQLCSLSSPFTYFGQKPPNTRAIVLLEECFLTKDPFCPDKEKFLILGSNCSMCGVRVCVGADCSLFYTQRFCIECVRKHLDQFPQQIRAELAKKGSKTGVS; this is translated from the exons ATGGAAGAAATCAAAACCGAGGCACCGGACAAAGTGTTCTCTTGTCAGCTGTGTAGCTTGAGCAGCCCGTTCACTTATTTCGGGCAGAAGCCACCGAACACCAGAGCCATTGT GCTTCTCGAGGAATGTTTTCTGACTAAAGACCCGTTCTGTCCGGACAAGGAGAAGTTCCTGATTTTGGGTTCAAACTGCAGCATGTGTGGAgtccgtgtgtgtgtcggaGCG GACTGCAGTCTCTTCTACACACAGAGGTTTTGCATCGAGTGTGTGCGTAAACACCTGGACCAGTTTCCTCAGCAGATTCGAGCTGAACTGGCCAAGAAGGGATCCAAGACTGGGGTCTCCTGA
- the pparaa gene encoding peroxisome proliferator-activated receptor alpha a isoform X1 has product MAGALCCPPSPLGESLMDSPLCGDLMDDLRDISHLTSLQFDFPEYRSPDPASEESASVDTLTPASSPSPGSCPTAASSEGDVTPLSLDCRVCSDKASGFHYGVHACEGCKGFFRRTIRLKLEYERCERNCKIQKKNRNKCQYCRFHKCLSVGMSHNAIRFGRMPQAEKLKLKATRRTEARKEEESPQLSDHKNLVRHIQEAYMKNFSMSKAKARHILMGKTSEQQVFIIHDMETFSLAERTLAAHMVNGGNVKLEDGSPAKEEVQPLCVELQQREAETRLFHCCQSTSVETVTELTEFAKAIPGFQSLDLNDQVTLLKYGVYEALFTLLASCMNKDGLLVARGGGFITREFLKSLRRPFSDMMEPKFQFATRFNSLELDDSDLSLFVAVIICCGDRPGLVDAPLVERLQEDIVQALQLHLLANHPDNTFLFPRLLQKLADLRELVTKHAKLVQDIKITEETSLHPLLQEIYRDMY; this is encoded by the exons ATGGCCGGGGCCCTCTGCTGCCCCCCATCACCTCTGGGGGAGTCTTTGATGGACAGCCCTCTGTGTGGAGATCTGATGGATGACCTGCGAGACATCTCACATCTCACATCCCTCCAGTTTGATTTCCCCGAGTACCGTAGTCCTGACCCAGCATCGGAGGAGTCTGCCTCTGTTG ACACGCTGACACCGGCCTCCAGTCCCTCTCCAGGGTCCTGCCCGACGGCAGCATCGTCTGAAGGCGACGTTACCCCCCTCAGCCTCGACTGTAGAGTGTGTTCTGACAAAGCGTCCGGATTCCACTACGGCGTGCACGCCTGCGAGGGCTGCAAG GGATTCTTCAGAAGGACGATCCGGCTGAAACTGGAGTACGAGCGCTGCGAACGCAACTGCAAGATCCAGAAGAAGAACAGGAACAAGTGCCAGTACTGCCGCTTCCACAAGTGCCTGTCGGTGGGAATGTCACACAATG CGATCCGATTCGGCCGGATGCCTCAAGCAGAGAAGCTCAAGCTGAAAGCAACACGCAGGACAGAGGCcaggaaagaggaggagagtccGCAGCTGTCCGACCACAAGAACCTTGTGCGCCACATCCAGGAGGCCTACATGAAGAACTTCAGCATGAGCAAGGCCAAGGCACGTCATATCCTCATGGGGAAGACCAGCGAGCAG caggtgtttaTCATCCACGACATGGAGACATTCTCACTCGCGGAGAGGACTCTCGCTGCTCACATGGTCAACGGTGGAAACGTGAAGCTGGAGGACGGCTCTCCAGCAAAGGAGGAAGTCCAGCCACTGTgcgtggagctgcagcagcgggAGGCCGAAACACGACTCTTCCACTGTTGCCAGAGTACGTCTGTGGAGACCGTCACAGAGCTGACCGAGTTCGCCAAAGCAATCCCTGGTTTCCAGAGTCTGGACTTGAACGATCAG GTGACGCTGCTGAAGTATGGAGTGTACGAGGCACTCTTCACACTGCTTGCCTCCTGCATGAACAAGGATGGACTCCTGGTGGCACGAGGAGGTGGCTTCATCACCCGGGAGTTCCTCAAGAGCCTCCGCCGGCCGTTTAGTGACATGATGGAGCCCAAGTTCCAGTTCGCCACTCGCTTCAACTCACTGGAACTGGATGACAGCGACCTCTCTCTTTTTGTGGCTGTCATCATCTGCTGCGGAG ACCGTCCTGGCTTGGTGGATGCTCCTCTTGTTGAGCGTCTGCAGGAGGACATCGTTCAGGCTCTGCAGCTCCACCTGCTGGCCAACCATCCTGACAACACCTTCCTCTTCCCGCGGCTGCTGCAGAAACTGGCGGACCTACGCGAGCTGGTCACAAAACACGCGAAGCTGGTGCAGGACATCAAGATAACGGAGGAGACGTCGCTGCACCCACTGCTGCAGGAGATTTACAGAGACATGTACTGA
- the pparaa gene encoding peroxisome proliferator-activated receptor alpha a isoform X2, which produces MAGALCCPPSPLGESLMDSPLCGDLMDDLRDISHLTSLQFDFPEYRSPDPASEESASVDTLTPASSPSPGSCPTAASSEGDVTPLSLDCRVCSDKASGFHYGVHACEGCKGFFRRTIRLKLEYERCERNCKIQKKNRNKCQYCRFHKCLSVGMSHNAIRFGRMPQAEKLKLKATRRTEARKEEESPQLSDHKNLVRHIQEAYMKNFSMSKAKARHILMGKTSEQVFIIHDMETFSLAERTLAAHMVNGGNVKLEDGSPAKEEVQPLCVELQQREAETRLFHCCQSTSVETVTELTEFAKAIPGFQSLDLNDQVTLLKYGVYEALFTLLASCMNKDGLLVARGGGFITREFLKSLRRPFSDMMEPKFQFATRFNSLELDDSDLSLFVAVIICCGDRPGLVDAPLVERLQEDIVQALQLHLLANHPDNTFLFPRLLQKLADLRELVTKHAKLVQDIKITEETSLHPLLQEIYRDMY; this is translated from the exons ATGGCCGGGGCCCTCTGCTGCCCCCCATCACCTCTGGGGGAGTCTTTGATGGACAGCCCTCTGTGTGGAGATCTGATGGATGACCTGCGAGACATCTCACATCTCACATCCCTCCAGTTTGATTTCCCCGAGTACCGTAGTCCTGACCCAGCATCGGAGGAGTCTGCCTCTGTTG ACACGCTGACACCGGCCTCCAGTCCCTCTCCAGGGTCCTGCCCGACGGCAGCATCGTCTGAAGGCGACGTTACCCCCCTCAGCCTCGACTGTAGAGTGTGTTCTGACAAAGCGTCCGGATTCCACTACGGCGTGCACGCCTGCGAGGGCTGCAAG GGATTCTTCAGAAGGACGATCCGGCTGAAACTGGAGTACGAGCGCTGCGAACGCAACTGCAAGATCCAGAAGAAGAACAGGAACAAGTGCCAGTACTGCCGCTTCCACAAGTGCCTGTCGGTGGGAATGTCACACAATG CGATCCGATTCGGCCGGATGCCTCAAGCAGAGAAGCTCAAGCTGAAAGCAACACGCAGGACAGAGGCcaggaaagaggaggagagtccGCAGCTGTCCGACCACAAGAACCTTGTGCGCCACATCCAGGAGGCCTACATGAAGAACTTCAGCATGAGCAAGGCCAAGGCACGTCATATCCTCATGGGGAAGACCAGCGAGCAG gtgtttaTCATCCACGACATGGAGACATTCTCACTCGCGGAGAGGACTCTCGCTGCTCACATGGTCAACGGTGGAAACGTGAAGCTGGAGGACGGCTCTCCAGCAAAGGAGGAAGTCCAGCCACTGTgcgtggagctgcagcagcgggAGGCCGAAACACGACTCTTCCACTGTTGCCAGAGTACGTCTGTGGAGACCGTCACAGAGCTGACCGAGTTCGCCAAAGCAATCCCTGGTTTCCAGAGTCTGGACTTGAACGATCAG GTGACGCTGCTGAAGTATGGAGTGTACGAGGCACTCTTCACACTGCTTGCCTCCTGCATGAACAAGGATGGACTCCTGGTGGCACGAGGAGGTGGCTTCATCACCCGGGAGTTCCTCAAGAGCCTCCGCCGGCCGTTTAGTGACATGATGGAGCCCAAGTTCCAGTTCGCCACTCGCTTCAACTCACTGGAACTGGATGACAGCGACCTCTCTCTTTTTGTGGCTGTCATCATCTGCTGCGGAG ACCGTCCTGGCTTGGTGGATGCTCCTCTTGTTGAGCGTCTGCAGGAGGACATCGTTCAGGCTCTGCAGCTCCACCTGCTGGCCAACCATCCTGACAACACCTTCCTCTTCCCGCGGCTGCTGCAGAAACTGGCGGACCTACGCGAGCTGGTCACAAAACACGCGAAGCTGGTGCAGGACATCAAGATAACGGAGGAGACGTCGCTGCACCCACTGCTGCAGGAGATTTACAGAGACATGTACTGA